A window from Pseudomonas alloputida encodes these proteins:
- a CDS encoding DUF3577 domain-containing protein: MSTTSNEKSYFDLHTSGIGYIQRVREVPVRGGRRAQPFLACTIAALVGSAKDPSYRYFDVKVSGAEAKKLVERCIGVDDPKQRPLVRFRLGDLWGDAYIRDKGEQKGQAAASLKARLLKAEPLDRAELASIRHHELITRGIGYLSRPKDVTPKDGDPFLSCTVAALAGPVDEPEYRYFDTIVTTPEAEHLVRRCVQAIEGDCKVLIAFRLNDMKIDPYIRTKGERAGEPAASLESTLIHIGLIKIDGTKVYPTSPAQAETPPAQDASASEAEDAGPAADQPAEPAEREPEGEVEKQEPALADSF, translated from the coding sequence ATGAGCACCACGTCCAACGAGAAATCGTATTTCGACCTCCACACCTCGGGCATCGGTTACATCCAGCGTGTCCGTGAAGTGCCTGTTCGGGGCGGCCGCCGTGCGCAGCCTTTTCTGGCATGCACCATCGCCGCGCTGGTCGGTTCCGCAAAGGACCCCAGCTATCGCTATTTCGATGTCAAGGTCTCGGGTGCCGAGGCCAAGAAGCTGGTCGAGCGCTGCATCGGCGTTGACGATCCCAAGCAGCGCCCGCTGGTGCGCTTTCGCCTCGGCGACCTGTGGGGCGATGCGTACATCCGCGACAAGGGCGAGCAGAAAGGCCAAGCCGCCGCGTCCCTCAAGGCGCGACTGCTCAAGGCCGAGCCACTTGACCGAGCCGAACTGGCTTCGATCAGGCATCACGAGCTGATCACCCGCGGCATCGGCTACCTCAGCCGTCCGAAGGACGTCACGCCCAAAGATGGCGACCCGTTCCTCTCTTGCACCGTCGCCGCGCTGGCCGGGCCTGTCGATGAACCGGAGTATCGGTACTTCGACACCATCGTTACCACCCCTGAAGCCGAGCATCTGGTTCGCCGGTGCGTGCAGGCCATCGAAGGGGACTGCAAGGTGCTGATCGCCTTCCGTCTCAACGACATGAAGATCGATCCGTACATCCGCACCAAGGGTGAACGCGCTGGGGAACCGGCCGCAAGCCTGGAATCGACGCTGATCCACATCGGCCTGATCAAGATCGACGGCACCAAGGTCTATCCGACGAGCCCCGCGCAAGCCGAGACGCCGCCAGCCCAGGACGCATCCGCGTCCGAAGCCGAGGACGCCGGCCCC
- a CDS encoding DNA topoisomerase III, producing the protein MRLFLCEKPSQGKDIGRILGATQRGEGCLNGSGVTITWCIGHLVEAAAPEVYDAALKRWSLEQLPIIPQQWRVEVKPKTATQFKVVKALLAKATHLVIATDADREGELIAREIIDLCGYRGPIERLWLSALNDASIRTALGKLRPSSDTLPMYYSALARSRADWLVGMNLSRLFTLLGRQAGYDGVLSVGRVQTPTLKLVVDRDREIAAFKSAPFWAIDVSLSTEGQAFSAQWVAPDGCTDDAGRCLQQPVAQQAAQQIRAAGSAQVVSVETERVREGPPLLFDLGTLQEVCSRQLGLDVQETLQIAQALYETHKATTYPRSDSGYLPESMFAEVPTVLDSLLKTDPSLRPIMGQLDRTQRSRAWNDGKVTAHHGIIPTLEPANLSVMSEKERAVYRLIRAHYLAQFLPHHEFDRTVAELSCGQQKLVATGKQVVVKGWRLVLDEPEREGSADEDADASARSQVLPALREAMACQIAGADIKALKTMPPKPYTQGELVKAMKGVARFVTDPRLKQKLKDTTGIGTEATRANIISGLITRGYIVKKGRSIRASDAAFTLIDAVPAAIADPGTTAVWEQALDMIEAGQLTLDVFIGKQAAWISQLIAQYGSMSLSIKLAHGPACPQCGASTRQRTGKSGPFWSCSRYPDCKGTLPVESGPPKRGASRSRSSGRKGA; encoded by the coding sequence ATGCGGCTGTTCTTGTGCGAGAAGCCCTCCCAGGGCAAGGATATTGGTCGGATTCTCGGCGCGACACAGCGCGGTGAAGGCTGCCTCAACGGCTCCGGCGTCACGATTACCTGGTGCATCGGCCATCTCGTAGAAGCGGCAGCACCCGAGGTCTATGACGCGGCGCTCAAGCGCTGGTCGCTGGAGCAGTTGCCCATCATTCCCCAGCAGTGGCGGGTCGAGGTCAAACCCAAGACCGCCACGCAATTCAAGGTCGTCAAGGCGCTTCTGGCGAAGGCGACCCATCTCGTCATCGCCACCGATGCCGACCGCGAGGGCGAGCTGATCGCCCGCGAGATCATCGACCTGTGCGGCTACCGTGGCCCCATCGAGCGCTTGTGGCTGTCGGCGCTCAACGATGCGTCGATCCGCACTGCGCTCGGCAAGCTGCGACCATCATCCGATACGCTGCCGATGTACTACTCGGCGCTGGCGCGTTCGCGGGCAGACTGGCTCGTCGGCATGAACCTCAGCCGTCTGTTCACGCTGCTCGGGCGGCAGGCGGGCTACGACGGCGTGCTGTCGGTCGGACGTGTCCAGACCCCGACCCTGAAGCTGGTCGTTGATCGCGACCGCGAAATCGCGGCTTTCAAGTCGGCGCCGTTCTGGGCCATCGACGTGTCTTTGTCCACAGAGGGTCAGGCTTTCTCCGCGCAGTGGGTTGCGCCCGACGGCTGCACCGACGACGCCGGTCGTTGCCTGCAACAGCCGGTCGCCCAGCAGGCGGCGCAGCAGATTCGCGCTGCGGGCAGCGCCCAGGTGGTGTCGGTCGAGACCGAGCGCGTGCGCGAAGGCCCGCCCCTGCTGTTCGACCTGGGGACGCTTCAGGAGGTCTGTTCCAGGCAGCTCGGGCTGGACGTACAGGAGACATTGCAGATAGCCCAGGCCCTGTACGAGACGCACAAGGCCACAACCTACCCGCGCTCGGACTCCGGCTACCTGCCCGAAAGCATGTTCGCCGAGGTGCCCACCGTCCTGGACAGCCTGCTCAAGACCGACCCGTCGCTGCGCCCGATCATGGGTCAGCTCGACCGCACCCAGCGTTCGCGTGCATGGAACGACGGCAAGGTCACAGCGCACCACGGCATCATCCCGACGCTCGAACCGGCGAATCTTTCCGTCATGAGCGAGAAGGAACGGGCCGTGTACCGGCTAATCCGGGCGCATTACCTGGCCCAGTTCCTCCCTCACCACGAGTTCGACCGCACCGTGGCCGAGCTTTCCTGCGGCCAGCAGAAGCTGGTGGCTACGGGCAAGCAGGTCGTCGTCAAGGGCTGGCGCCTGGTGCTGGACGAGCCCGAACGTGAAGGCAGCGCTGATGAGGACGCCGACGCCTCTGCACGCAGCCAGGTGCTACCCGCGTTGCGCGAAGCGATGGCATGTCAGATCGCTGGGGCCGACATCAAGGCACTCAAAACGATGCCACCCAAGCCCTATACGCAGGGCGAACTGGTCAAGGCGATGAAGGGTGTTGCGCGTTTCGTGACCGACCCGCGCCTGAAGCAGAAGCTGAAGGACACGACGGGCATCGGCACCGAGGCGACGCGGGCCAACATCATCAGCGGGTTGATCACTCGCGGCTACATCGTGAAAAAGGGACGCTCCATCCGTGCATCGGATGCGGCGTTCACGCTGATCGATGCCGTGCCTGCGGCGATTGCTGACCCCGGCACCACCGCCGTGTGGGAACAGGCACTCGACATGATCGAGGCTGGTCAGCTCACGCTGGACGTGTTCATTGGCAAGCAGGCCGCCTGGATTTCGCAGTTGATCGCGCAGTACGGCAGCATGTCCCTGTCCATCAAGCTTGCCCATGGACCAGCATGCCCGCAGTGCGGCGCATCGACGCGCCAACGCACCGGCAAGAGCGGTCCATTCTGGTCGTGCAGTCGCTACCCCGACTGCAAAGGCACGCTGCCGGTCGAATCTGGTCCGCCCAAGCGTGGCGCTTCGCGCTCGCGTAGCAGCGGCCGCAAAGGCGCCTAA
- a CDS encoding DUF2857 domain-containing protein → MSTAHPLNQAVIAQALYDLRNGQLRRCKLMGFGEAELDALKHPALISVLANANVSWCSVTVNREVLRRLLQQAQDVEKEIATVDRMLRLGASTEMVSKFYGLTHQEVALRREILGLPKRKGRHPVLDEEQDTELWRQWKAVTNSRTVDLEDDTSILDAAMDLAEGMSLPLSVVWASIKSWVDQGLA, encoded by the coding sequence ATGTCCACAGCACACCCGCTCAACCAGGCTGTCATCGCCCAGGCCCTCTATGACCTGCGCAATGGGCAACTGCGCCGCTGCAAACTGATGGGGTTTGGCGAGGCAGAGCTGGACGCCCTCAAGCATCCTGCGCTGATCAGCGTGCTGGCCAACGCCAACGTCTCCTGGTGCTCAGTGACGGTCAACCGCGAAGTGCTGCGGCGGCTGCTCCAGCAGGCGCAGGACGTGGAGAAGGAAATCGCCACGGTCGATCGCATGCTCAGGCTGGGCGCGAGCACGGAGATGGTCAGCAAGTTCTATGGCTTGACGCATCAGGAAGTAGCGCTTCGCCGTGAAATCCTCGGTCTGCCCAAGCGCAAGGGCCGGCACCCCGTGCTGGACGAGGAGCAGGACACGGAGCTGTGGCGGCAATGGAAGGCCGTGACCAACAGCAGAACCGTCGATCTCGAAGATGACACTTCCATCCTCGATGCCGCCATGGACTTGGCCGAAGGAATGTCGCTGCCTCTGTCGGTGGTCTGGGCCTCGATCAAGAGCTGGGTCGATCAGGGATTGGCGTGA
- a CDS encoding DUF3158 family protein encodes MSDPNREPRYFQGLQQAAFVKLEHAASLKGLLKPFKGKGDLEAWASQCFAMRDELIGLAQRQVLQQAVGHPFHLLPVELAQQTTGAGTAFLRWRKHDRSAMGVALWQELMASTGTPVNLLAELHAIELQRITLNMQISLLHTLGRQAQECASKAAVAEDAYLRRLKSIPPGMRDR; translated from the coding sequence ATGAGCGATCCGAACCGCGAACCCCGCTACTTCCAGGGCCTGCAACAGGCTGCCTTCGTGAAGCTGGAACACGCGGCCTCTCTAAAAGGCCTTTTAAAGCCTTTTAAGGGTAAGGGGGATCTTGAGGCCTGGGCCAGCCAGTGCTTCGCCATGCGCGACGAGTTGATTGGCTTGGCTCAGCGGCAGGTGCTGCAACAGGCAGTCGGGCATCCCTTCCACCTGCTGCCCGTGGAGTTGGCCCAACAAACCACTGGCGCAGGAACGGCGTTTTTGCGCTGGCGCAAGCACGACCGCTCAGCCATGGGCGTAGCCCTGTGGCAGGAATTGATGGCGAGCACCGGCACGCCGGTCAACTTACTGGCCGAGCTGCACGCGATCGAGCTTCAGCGCATCACGCTGAACATGCAGATCAGCCTGTTGCACACCCTGGGCAGGCAGGCCCAGGAATGCGCCAGCAAGGCGGCTGTGGCGGAAGACGCCTACCTGCGCCGGCTCAAGTCCATCCCACCTGGAATGCGTGATCGGTGA
- a CDS encoding PFL_4669 family integrating conjugative element protein, with protein sequence MATNESLQLNLGSLRSAMSLTLHTHHASRIWHGRAAAEGRPGIVGLNGYIAQMNKMRRGSEQDDPYSDWWMLRIEVKLDQTKTTLQALREQVDQALASVPPALSLGENLNVQPVKLPLFVNAQLGFAAVYLLADYDDIARKLILAHHTALIDRSTLERWLNEGAHALRSLFSLAQQYRYSGCTRDDFVSKNAAARAALEKFGELPQDVLEGTHRSKFAPPIVRRGLQQRVESPAAAPAPNDEAATGAVPEVGVGEIKGEQA encoded by the coding sequence ATGGCAACCAATGAATCTCTGCAACTGAATCTCGGCTCCCTGCGCAGCGCGATGTCGCTGACGCTTCACACCCACCACGCTTCGCGCATCTGGCATGGCCGTGCCGCCGCCGAGGGGCGACCGGGCATCGTCGGCCTGAACGGCTACATCGCCCAAATGAACAAGATGCGGCGCGGTTCGGAGCAGGACGACCCGTACTCGGATTGGTGGATGCTGCGCATCGAGGTCAAGCTCGACCAGACCAAGACCACGCTGCAAGCGCTGCGCGAGCAGGTGGATCAGGCGCTGGCAAGCGTACCGCCGGCACTCAGCCTGGGCGAGAACCTCAACGTGCAACCCGTCAAGTTGCCGCTGTTCGTCAATGCGCAGCTCGGCTTTGCCGCCGTCTATCTGCTGGCCGACTACGACGACATCGCCCGCAAACTGATCCTCGCCCATCACACGGCGCTCATCGACCGCAGCACCTTGGAGCGCTGGCTCAACGAGGGCGCCCATGCACTGCGCAGCCTGTTCTCGCTGGCCCAGCAATACCGCTATTCGGGCTGTACGCGCGACGACTTCGTGTCAAAGAACGCCGCAGCACGGGCGGCGCTGGAGAAATTCGGCGAACTGCCGCAGGACGTGCTGGAAGGCACGCACCGCTCGAAGTTCGCGCCGCCCATCGTGCGCCGTGGCCTGCAACAGCGTGTCGAGAGTCCTGCTGCAGCGCCTGCCCCCAACGACGAGGCCGCCACCGGCGCGGTGCCCGAGGTCGGCGTCGGCGAGATCAAGGGCGAGCAGGCATGA
- a CDS encoding single-stranded DNA-binding protein — protein sequence MSTHFWGEGNIGSPPEYREFPNGNDEPRRLLRLNVYFDNPVPTKGGDFEDRGGFWAPVEIWHRDAAHWKSLYQKGMRILVVGRMEREPWTDNEDQPRETWQINARSVGILPFRIESVTLSPKPQDAEAKPQAAQEPAAPKEPRRRK from the coding sequence ATGAGCACGCACTTTTGGGGCGAAGGCAACATTGGCTCCCCGCCCGAATACCGGGAGTTCCCCAACGGCAACGACGAGCCGCGGCGCTTGCTGCGGCTGAACGTGTATTTCGACAACCCCGTTCCCACCAAAGGCGGCGACTTCGAGGATCGCGGCGGCTTCTGGGCGCCCGTGGAAATCTGGCACCGCGACGCCGCGCACTGGAAAAGCCTCTACCAGAAAGGCATGCGCATCCTGGTCGTCGGCCGCATGGAGCGCGAGCCCTGGACGGACAACGAAGATCAGCCGCGCGAAACCTGGCAGATCAACGCGCGCAGCGTCGGCATCCTGCCGTTTCGCATCGAGTCCGTGACCCTCAGCCCGAAGCCGCAGGATGCGGAGGCAAAGCCCCAGGCCGCCCAGGAACCGGCTGCGCCAAAAGAGCCGCGGCGTAGGAAGTGA
- a CDS encoding STY4528 family pathogenicity island replication protein, producing the protein MAVDDTAPRALRQGPIALAELFDAALKDLAPKPAPSAPASTPAQSPTPTSGDAFLFSGNRHETVPRKLFLDRRLTPLERNAWQVFRLMLNDDGVTAFPTYEQLRPWLASMPCAGQASHETVARALTLMRLTRWLSLVRRRRDPKTGRILGNLYVLHDEPLTPFEAMQLDPDYLQLVSQALGHSAKAVQIVGLHTLKEIGEDPLLAGRTLPSRLQVMAERLANQNPTACESYPQEDAIHDSEEGAPSLLRNRERPATDSEAGLKPAPDVSLRNPKQARTVRSSCINEIRTTAQARALGDLQWPKRFAQLKAEQQAGAKVALQQVDPSLRQDVLDEWAARCSNPGIRNPAGYLFGIIQRAIHGEFNAWAKKDPPPAPTQPNERPPPAPPTQTQGKPVPPEVARQHIERLRNLLASK; encoded by the coding sequence ATGGCCGTGGACGACACCGCACCACGAGCCCTACGCCAAGGCCCCATCGCACTGGCAGAACTGTTCGATGCTGCGCTGAAAGACCTTGCGCCCAAGCCCGCCCCCAGCGCACCTGCGTCTACACCTGCACAGTCGCCCACGCCCACCTCCGGCGATGCTTTCCTGTTCAGTGGCAACCGGCACGAGACGGTGCCACGCAAGTTGTTCCTCGACCGCCGCCTGACGCCGCTGGAACGAAACGCCTGGCAAGTGTTCCGACTGATGCTCAACGACGATGGCGTGACCGCATTTCCCACCTACGAGCAGTTGCGCCCCTGGCTAGCGTCCATGCCCTGCGCAGGCCAGGCCTCGCATGAAACCGTGGCACGGGCGCTGACACTGATGCGCCTGACCCGCTGGCTGAGCCTGGTTCGGCGACGGCGCGACCCCAAGACCGGCCGCATCCTCGGCAATCTGTACGTGCTGCACGACGAACCCCTGACACCGTTCGAGGCCATGCAGCTCGACCCGGACTACCTGCAACTCGTCAGCCAGGCGCTCGGCCATTCTGCCAAGGCCGTGCAGATCGTGGGCCTGCACACGCTCAAGGAAATCGGCGAAGACCCATTACTGGCCGGACGCACCCTCCCGTCACGGTTGCAGGTGATGGCCGAACGTCTCGCCAACCAGAACCCCACGGCCTGCGAAAGTTATCCACAGGAAGACGCCATTCACGATTCCGAAGAAGGGGCTCCGAGCCTTCTTCGGAATCGTGAACGACCCGCTACGGATTCCGAAGCAGGGCTGAAACCCGCGCCAGACGTCTCTCTTCGGAATCCGAAGCAGGCCCGTACAGTACGTAGTAGTTGTATTAATGAAATACGTACTACTGCGCAGGCGCGCGCGCTGGGCGATCTGCAATGGCCCAAGCGCTTTGCACAACTGAAGGCGGAACAGCAGGCGGGTGCCAAGGTGGCATTGCAGCAAGTTGATCCCTCGCTGAGGCAGGACGTGCTGGACGAATGGGCCGCGCGTTGTAGCAACCCCGGCATCCGCAATCCCGCAGGGTATCTGTTCGGCATCATCCAGCGGGCCATCCACGGTGAGTTCAATGCCTGGGCAAAGAAAGACCCGCCACCGGCACCCACTCAACCAAACGAACGGCCACCACCCGCACCGCCGACCCAAACGCAGGGTAAGCCGGTGCCACCAGAAGTCGCCAGGCAGCACATCGAGCGGCTGCGAAATCTGCTCGCCAGCAAGTGA